One stretch of Eupeodes corollae chromosome 2, idEupCoro1.1, whole genome shotgun sequence DNA includes these proteins:
- the LOC129945895 gene encoding beta-Tubulin at 65B: MREIITLQIGRCGNLVGDAFWDVISREHGIKASGEFAGTSHLQLERMNVYFNETDRGNFYARAIAVDTDRSSLDHIKCGPNTGLYNPDLFVAGTEGTGNNFARGFYTEGAEIMDRVLDVTRLQAESVDSLQGFQIIHSLGGGSGSGFASLLMRNLAEEYPDNLICTFSVIPSQRISDVVVEPYNSVLCLPHMVQNTHMTFCIDNEALYEICHNRLQLNGASLENLNHIIAHTMSGVTTCLRFPGQLNSGLRKLYVNMVPFPNLHFLVPGFAPLTSMGSTRYAKQSVGELVSQIFSSNNLLAAIDLKMGKLLTVAAIFRGRMSPKEVDTLMTSARNKNIQNFVDWIPNNVKTAICDIPPRGLKMSSTFIGNTTAIRQLFGRVSEGFVSMSKRKAHLHWYTGEGMDENEFSEAQSALENLLVEYEDCLKDNEGGKEDHTCQYCSKDDILT, encoded by the exons ATGCGCGAAATTATCACTTTGCAAATTGGAAGATGTGGCAACCTCGTTGGTGACGCT TTTTGGGATGTGATCTCGCGAGAGCATGGAATCAAGGCTAGTGGCGAGTTTGCTGGCACTTCTCATCTCCAACTGGAACGAATGAACGTCTACTTCAACGAAACCGATCGTGGAAACTTCTATGCCCGGGCCATTGCTGTCGACACAGATCGATCGAGCTTGGATCACATCAAATGTGGTCCGAATACGGGTCTCTACAATCCCGACCTATTTGTGGCTGGCACTGAGGGAACGGGCAATAATTTTGCCCGAGGATTTTACACAGAAGGTGCAGAGATCATGGACCGGGTTTTGGATGTCACACGATTGCAAGCGGAATCAGTGGATTCTCTTCAAGGCTTTCAAATAATTCATTCGTTGGGTGGTGGCTCTGGGTCTGGATTTGCTTCGTTGTTAATGAGGAATCTCGCCGAGGAGTATCCAGACAATTTGATTTGCACATTTAGTGTGATTCCATCGCAGAGGATCTCCGATGTGGTCGTGGAGCCATACAATTCGGTGTTGTGTTTGCCGCACATGGTGCAGAACACTCATATGACCTTCTGCATTGACAACGAGGCCTTGTACGAAATCTGCCACAACCGGCTGCAGCTGAACGGAGCCTCTCTCGAGAACCTGAACCACATAATTGCACACACCATGTCCGGGGTGACGACATGTTTGAGATTCCCCGGCCAGTTGAATTCCGGGCTGCGAAAACTCTACGTGAACATGGTGCCCTTTCCCAATTTGCATTTCTTAGTGCCGGGATTCGCCCCACTCACCTCGATGGGATCGACGAGATATGCCAAGCAATCGGTGGGTGAACTTGTAAGCCAAATATTCAGCTCGAACAATCTGCTGGCAGCAATCGACCTCAAAATGGGCAAACTCCTCACCGTTGCCGCCATATTTCGGGGCAGAATGTCACCTAAGGAGGTGGACACACTCATGACCAGTGCCAGGAACAAGAACATTCAGAATTTTGTAGATTGGATTCCGAACAATGTGAAGACTGCCATTTGTGATATTCCCCCAAGGGGACTGAAGATGTCGTCGACGTTTATTGGCAACACAACGGCCATTCGGCAGCTATTCGGACGAGTGTCCGAGGGATTCGTGAGCATGTCGAAGAGGAAGGCCCATCTGCATTGGTACACGGGCGAGGGCATGGACGAGAACGAGTTCTCTGAGGCCCAGTCGGCTCTAGAGAACCTTTTAGTTGAATACGAGGACTGCCTCAAGGATAACGAAGGCGGTAAAGAAGATCATACATGTCAATATTGTTCCAAAGACGATATATTaacataa